A single genomic interval of Carassius auratus strain Wakin chromosome 30, ASM336829v1, whole genome shotgun sequence harbors:
- the LOC113049387 gene encoding prostaglandin E synthase-like → MLGSDVMLCFIFYSTLLILKMYIIAIITGQVRLRKKAFANPEDADRHGGVQFCRTDPYVERCRRAHVNDMENIFPFLFLGAVYSMTAPSYAVARIHFLIFFLGRVLHTIAYLFALKAPTRSFAYVIAQVPCVSMAIQILMEVASFA, encoded by the exons ATGCTCGGGAGCGATGTAATGTTGTGCTTCATCTTCTACAGCACGCTTCTAATCTTAAAGATGTACATAATTGCCATCATCACGGGCCAAGTGAGACTTCGGAAAAAG GCGTTTGCTAATCCAGAGGACGCCGATAGACACGGAGGTGTGCAGTTCTGCCGAACTGATCCATATGTGGAACGCTGCAGGAG AGCACACGTCAATGACATGGAAAacatttttccctttttatttcttgGAGCCGTCTACTCCATGACAGCCCCCTCGTATGCAGTTGCACGAATTCATTTTCTGATCTTTTTCCTGGGTCGAGTTCTCCACACCATTGCATACCTGTTTGCACTTAAAGCACCAACACGTTCATTTGCCTATGTCATCGCTCAGGTGCCTTGCGTTTCAATGGCAATACAGATACTCATGGAAGTCGCCTCATTTGCATGA